In Topomyia yanbarensis strain Yona2022 chromosome 2, ASM3024719v1, whole genome shotgun sequence, one DNA window encodes the following:
- the LOC131684974 gene encoding NADH-ubiquinone oxidoreductase subunit 8, producing MSTVRIFSLAKQSNRILRPAVTYRQYSTSIKPEQYYYVNKTDGSMDMADITDRAAQTIFWTELFRGAAVTLAHIFKEPATINYPFEKGPLSPRFRGEHALRRYPSGEERCIACKLCEAICPAQAITIEAEERADGSRRTTRYDIDMTKCIYCGFCQEACPVDAIVEGPNFEFSTETHEELLYNKEKLLSNGDKWESEIASNINADYLYR from the exons ATGTCGACTGTTAGAATCTTCTCCCTGGCCAAACAAA GCAATCGAATTTTACGTCCGGCCGTAACGTATCGTCAGTACAGTACTTCAATCAAACCGGAGCAATACTATTATGTAAATAAAACTGATGGCAGCATGGACATGGCTGACATTACGGACCGTGCAGCCCAAACTATTTTCTGGACCGAGTTGTTCCGTGGAGCCGCCGTAACGTTGGCCCACATTTTTAAGGAACCGGCTACCATCAATTACCCGTTCGAGAAGGGTCCCTTGAGTCCCCGGTTTCGCGGGGAGCACGCTCTTCGTCGCTACCCCAGCGGCGAGGAACGGTGCATTGCTTGCAAATTGTGCGAGGCCATTTGTCCGGCTCAGGCCATCACGATCGAAGCGGAAGAACGGGCCGACGGTAGTCGGAGAACTACTCGTTACGATATCGACATGACCAAGTGTATCTACTGTGGTTTTTGTCAG GAAGCCTGTCCGGTGGATGCCATCGTTGAAGGTCCTAACTTTGAGTTTTCGACCGAAACGCACGAGGAGCTGCTGTACAACAAGGAAAAGCTGCTCAGCAATGGTGACAAGTGGGAGTCCGAGATTGCATCCAATATTAACGCCGATTACTTGTACCGTTGA
- the LOC131684970 gene encoding dual specificity protein phosphatase MPK-4 isoform X1, translated as MNQGEVVVKKVAGHVPKSSVQQQPKSTDHHRRTYRLLRDDISGGPVNLDEIEPGLWLGNVTAAADLPTLEKLSIRSVLTIDSCPLPSHVTENPSLRTKYIQASDVPREDLIRHFEDTNKFIRESLAEERNILVHCYFGVSRSATIVIAYLMEKYKLSYEAALYRVKSKRGFVMPNPGFINQLRLFALMNYTIDPQNEKYKLFRLKLAADNVRKVANAAHTFSAKRLPVNCMDVVKPDPAVTQETPEPIVYRCRKCRRVVARKSNLLLHKPKPVGYMSGGRLFGPVDSVDEVDENESGDEKKEEDEADLEKKVEVRITTDVEEVARTATESQPDACTATDVGTETNVNPTTPKASTSCVTEQMRRTSISSEQSNRSSEKNGMCSKTYFIEPLAWMTDIYHNTQGRLYCPKCSVKLGSFNWVMATKCPCGAEIYPAFYLIPSKTEYSTVVQNVQVTV; from the exons ATGAATCAAGGAGAAGTTGTGGTGAAGAAAGTGGCAGGACATGTGCCCAAGAGTAGCgttcaacagcagccaaaatCGACGGATCATCATCGTCGCACGTATCGTTTGCTAAGGGATGACATTTCCGGTGGACCGGTCAATTTGGACGAGATTGAGCCAGGACTGTGGCTGGGAAACGTCACGGCAGCAGCCGATTTGCCAACGCTAGAAAAGCTTTCCATTCGAAGTGTGCTGACAATCGACTCCTGCCCGTTGCCATCCCACGTGACCGAGAATCCAAGCCTGCGAACAAAGTACATTCAAG CCTCCGATGTGCCAAGGGAAGATCTAATCAGACATTTTGAAGACACCAACAAATTCATCAGGGAAAGCTTAGCGGAAGAGAGGAATATTCTTGTTCACTG CTATTTTGGAGTCAGTCGGAGCGCCACCATCGTGATTGCGTACCTAATGGAAAAGTATAAACTGAGCTACGAGGCTGCCTTGTACCGTGTTAAATCCAAGCGGGGATTTGTGATGCCCAATCCGGGTTTTATAAATCAGCTGAGGTTGTTTGCCCTGATGAACTATACCATCGATCCGCAGAACGAGAAATACAAACTGTTTCGTCTTAAGCTGGCAGCGGATAACGTACGGAAAG TGGCTAATGCTGCTCATACATTTTCAGCCAAACGTCTTCCGGTTAACTGCATGGACGTGGTGAAACCCGACCCGGCTGTTACGCAAGAAACTCCTGAACCGATCGTTTACCGGTGTCGCAAGTGCCGTCGTGTAGTCGCTAGAAAAAGTAATCTGCTTCTGCATAAACCCAAGCCAGTGGGTTATATGTCGGGCGGGCGGTTATTTGGCCCCGTCGACAGTGTGGACGAAGTTGATGAAAATGAGTCTGGCGATGAGAAGAAAGAAGAGGACGAAGCTGACCTCGAAAAAAAGGTTGAAGTTCGTATAACGACAGACGTCGAAGAAGTAGCTCGTACCGCAACAGAATCCCAACCGGATGCCTGTACTGCAACAGATGTCGGTACGGAAACTAATGTTAACCCAACAACACCAAAAGCATCAACATCCTGCGTTACGGAACAGATGAGACGAACTTCGATCAGCAGTGAACAAAGCAATAGGTCATCCGAAAAGAATGGCATGTGTAGCAAAACCTATTTCATTGAACCGCTCGCCTGGATGACGGATATTTATCACAACACGCAAGGTCGACTGTACTGCCCCAAGTGTTCGGTAAAGTTGGGGAGTTTTAACTGGGTGATGG CGACCAAATGTCCCTGTGGAGCGGAAATATATCCAGCGTTCTATCTGATACCGTCTAAAACTGAGTACTCAACAGTTGTGCAGAATGTTCAAGTGACCGTGTAG
- the LOC131684970 gene encoding dual specificity protein phosphatase MPK-4 isoform X2, whose amino-acid sequence MNQGEVVVKKVAGHVPKSSVQQQPKSTDHHRRTYRLLRDDISGGPVNLDEIEPGLWLGNVTAAADLPTLEKLSIRSVLTIDSCPLPSHVTENPSLRTKYIQASDVPREDLIRHFEDTNKFIRESLAEERNILVHCYFGVSRSATIVIAYLMEKYKLSYEAALYRVKSKRGFVMPNPGFINQLRLFALMNYTIDPQNEKYKLFRLKLAADNVRKAKRLPVNCMDVVKPDPAVTQETPEPIVYRCRKCRRVVARKSNLLLHKPKPVGYMSGGRLFGPVDSVDEVDENESGDEKKEEDEADLEKKVEVRITTDVEEVARTATESQPDACTATDVGTETNVNPTTPKASTSCVTEQMRRTSISSEQSNRSSEKNGMCSKTYFIEPLAWMTDIYHNTQGRLYCPKCSVKLGSFNWVMATKCPCGAEIYPAFYLIPSKTEYSTVVQNVQVTV is encoded by the exons ATGAATCAAGGAGAAGTTGTGGTGAAGAAAGTGGCAGGACATGTGCCCAAGAGTAGCgttcaacagcagccaaaatCGACGGATCATCATCGTCGCACGTATCGTTTGCTAAGGGATGACATTTCCGGTGGACCGGTCAATTTGGACGAGATTGAGCCAGGACTGTGGCTGGGAAACGTCACGGCAGCAGCCGATTTGCCAACGCTAGAAAAGCTTTCCATTCGAAGTGTGCTGACAATCGACTCCTGCCCGTTGCCATCCCACGTGACCGAGAATCCAAGCCTGCGAACAAAGTACATTCAAG CCTCCGATGTGCCAAGGGAAGATCTAATCAGACATTTTGAAGACACCAACAAATTCATCAGGGAAAGCTTAGCGGAAGAGAGGAATATTCTTGTTCACTG CTATTTTGGAGTCAGTCGGAGCGCCACCATCGTGATTGCGTACCTAATGGAAAAGTATAAACTGAGCTACGAGGCTGCCTTGTACCGTGTTAAATCCAAGCGGGGATTTGTGATGCCCAATCCGGGTTTTATAAATCAGCTGAGGTTGTTTGCCCTGATGAACTATACCATCGATCCGCAGAACGAGAAATACAAACTGTTTCGTCTTAAGCTGGCAGCGGATAACGTACGGAAAG CCAAACGTCTTCCGGTTAACTGCATGGACGTGGTGAAACCCGACCCGGCTGTTACGCAAGAAACTCCTGAACCGATCGTTTACCGGTGTCGCAAGTGCCGTCGTGTAGTCGCTAGAAAAAGTAATCTGCTTCTGCATAAACCCAAGCCAGTGGGTTATATGTCGGGCGGGCGGTTATTTGGCCCCGTCGACAGTGTGGACGAAGTTGATGAAAATGAGTCTGGCGATGAGAAGAAAGAAGAGGACGAAGCTGACCTCGAAAAAAAGGTTGAAGTTCGTATAACGACAGACGTCGAAGAAGTAGCTCGTACCGCAACAGAATCCCAACCGGATGCCTGTACTGCAACAGATGTCGGTACGGAAACTAATGTTAACCCAACAACACCAAAAGCATCAACATCCTGCGTTACGGAACAGATGAGACGAACTTCGATCAGCAGTGAACAAAGCAATAGGTCATCCGAAAAGAATGGCATGTGTAGCAAAACCTATTTCATTGAACCGCTCGCCTGGATGACGGATATTTATCACAACACGCAAGGTCGACTGTACTGCCCCAAGTGTTCGGTAAAGTTGGGGAGTTTTAACTGGGTGATGG CGACCAAATGTCCCTGTGGAGCGGAAATATATCCAGCGTTCTATCTGATACCGTCTAAAACTGAGTACTCAACAGTTGTGCAGAATGTTCAAGTGACCGTGTAG
- the LOC131684972 gene encoding uncharacterized protein LOC131684972, whose product MNGYIHNIRETQIKDELQTDCYICQEPLSQSCGQCLHLFCYTCFGCICPNCDLEQSNEEQVGIDAQDAECEPSGSGVEVFVQEESPDIAPPAEKKPKLSQKDGGSEYNEYCSKHIKRALKLYCLTCEQLVCSECLVSGRDHKRHTIDSVSEVYREKFQTTKEKLENTEIYIQEIRQANADKQQIQYRVMKIEQEMLKRLDSISQQAKQEIVSSARQQKQLLVRNSRIPSRKNRALDHLCEKIYTMSQGSFIEEQAKIHQQLDELMNKPLSYYQAAQGDYYDIRCKLLPRIRLVTTSVQIFDHQCSERDALLMPKIPISDYNGNKWELVFNKDEILSVQIITKECNQSGSFLAVIVLLNDDPLKVYQVQLTIPNPASADLLPVIELFKTSKLQSDEYVCPEGRLKLRCGIGPADPTTERIYNKTLIDRQRNEIVSLKKTIRQLSQFVIGTFVVSHLQAIEQSKPVCYLSQKIYDWNMTEWRLNVNSADGFVGAFIHKCNGPKGKYEYFIELLHATQFEQSHKISTVHEFEQGLHGQSKFLPQVKLAAYMRDGFLRFRYGVRAVREFDDAPAEH is encoded by the exons ATGAACGGGTACATACATAATATTCGCGAAACGCAGATCAAAGACGAACTCCAAACTGATTGTTATATTTGCCAAGAACCGCTTTCCCAAAGCTGTGGACAATGCTTGCACTTGTTTTGTTACACCTGTTTCGGCTGTATTTGTCCCAACTGCGATTTGGAGCAATCGAACGAGGAACAAGTTGGAATCGATGCGCAGGATGCAGAATGTGAGCCCAGCGGTTCAGGCGTCGAAGTTTTCGTCCAGGAAGAATCACCTGATATCGCTCCTCCAGCTGAAAAGAAACCCAAACTGTCTCAAAAGGATGGTGGCAGTGAGTATAATGAGTACTGTTCGAAACACATCAAAAGAGCCTTGAAACTATACTGCTTGACCTGTGAACAGCTGGTTTGTTCCGAATGTTTGGTAAGCGGGCGAGATCATAAGCGTCACACGATCGATTCAGTTAGCGAGGTGTACCGTGAAAAGTTTCAAACAACGAaagaaaaattggaaaatactgAGATTTACATTCAAGAGATACGACAAGCAAATGCTGACAAACAGCAGATCCAGTATCGGGTAATGAAAATTGAACAGGAAATGCTAAAACGGTTGGACTCGATTTCCCAGCAGGCAAAGCAGGAAATAGTGTCAAGCGCCAGACAGCAGAAGCAACTATTGGTCAGGAACTCTCGAATACCCAGTCGCAAGAATAGAGCGTTGGATCATCTTTGCGAAAAAATCTACACAATGTCACAGGGAAGCTTCATAGAAGAGCAGGCCAAAATCCACCAGCAGTTGGATGAACTTATGAATAAACCGCTTTCCTACTATCAGGCAGCGCAGGGAGATTATTACGATATACGATG TAAATTGCTACCTCGAATTCGTTTGGTGACTACatcggtacagatttttgatcATCAGTGTAGCGAGCGAGATGCCCTTTTGATGCCTAAGATTCCAATATCCGACTATAACGGTAACAAGTGGGAGCTTGTGTTCAACAAGGACGAGATTCTGTCTGTTCAAATTATTACCAAGGAGTGCAACCAGAGTGGCAGTTTCCTAGCCGTTATTGTTCTACTTAACGATGACCCACTTAAAGTATATCAAGTGCAACTTACGATTCCGAATCCTGCTTCAGCCGATTTACTACCAGTGATCGAGTTGTTCAAGACATCCAAACTGCAATCGGATGAATATGTATGCCCGGAGGGCCGACTTAAACTACGCTGTGGAATCGGTCCAGCCGATCCGACTACCGAGCGGATCTACAACAAAACACTCATTGACCGGCAGCGCAACGAAATTGTATCATTGAAGAAAACAATTCGGCAACTGAGCCAGTTTGTGATTGGCACGTTTGTTGTTTCCCATCTGCAGGCGATAGAACAGAGCAAACCAGTTTGCTATCTAAGCCAGAAAATCTACGATTGGAACATGACGGAATGGCGCCTGAATGTGAACTCTGCAGATGGATTTGTGGGTGCATTTATTCACAAATGTAACGGACCAAAGGGAAA GTATGAATACTTCATCGAATTGCTGCACGCAACTCAGTTTGAGCAGAGCCACAAAATATCAACGGTTCACGAATTCGAACAAGGTTTGCACGGACAATCCAAGTTTCTACCGCAGGTTAAACTCGCTGCATACATGCGGGATGGTTTTTTGCGCTTTCGTTATGGGGTTCGAGCGGTGCGCGAATTCGACGATGCACCCGCTGAACATTGA
- the LOC131684973 gene encoding calcyclin-binding protein, whose protein sequence is MAQQTIDNLTLDLEELRRLAEDATRTRVQQILSIEIRKLETDIQHRKSLLASNETPHSSEVAKPPASLPGDCKRYHVELKEYAWDQSDKFIKIFVTVNDVQQVPEENVNVEFTDNSFNLFIGNLNNKDYTFVVKHLLNEIDPVKSYRKIKSDMVAIYLAKTKPTKWAHLTVTAKRLQDLKDERLSKDTKSAEDPTGGLMKIMQQLYDSGDAETKQMINKAWHESQHKKAEIAGAKNEA, encoded by the exons ATGGCTCAGCAAACTATTGACAAT CTCACTTTGGATTTAGAGGAGCTTCGTCGGTTGGCAGAGGACGCAACACGAACTCGTGTTCAGCAGATACTATCGATCGAAATTCGCAAATTGGAAACCGATATACAGCACAGGAAGAGTCTTCTGGCCAGTAATGAAACGCCTCATTCATCAGAAGTCGCAAAACCACCGGCTTCACTTCCGGGTGATTGCAAGCGCTACCATGTCGAGCTGAAAGAGTACGCATGGGATCAAAGTGATAAGTTCATTAAAATTTTCGTAACAGTGAATGATGTTCAGCAAGTTCCGGAAGAGAATGTTAACGTTGAATTCACCGATAATTCATTCAATCTTTTTATTGGTAACCTTAATAACAAAGACTACACATTTGTGGTAAAACATCTGCTGAATGAGATTGATCCGGTCAAAAGTTACCGGAAGATAAAGTCGGATATGGTTGCCATCTATCTCGCTAAAACAAAACCCACCAAATGGGCTCATCTTACGGTCACGGCCAAACGTCTGCAAGATCTTAAGGATGAGAGACTATCGAAAGACACGAAGAGCGCCGAAGATCCAACCGGGGGTTTGATGAAAATTATGCAACAGTTGTACGATAGCGGTGATGCGGAAACCAAACAAATGATCAATAAGGCTTGGCACGAGTCGCAGCACAAGAAAGCCGAAATTGCCGGCGCCAAGAATGAAGCGTAA